A stretch of Leucobacter aridicollis DNA encodes these proteins:
- the trpA gene encoding tryptophan synthase subunit alpha has translation MSTSRVEAAILTAKRERKGALIGYLPVAFPDLDTSVEAAIAMARSGVDVIEFGVPYSDPVMDGLVIQEATQTALKAGFRLPQLFEAISRVTAAVDAPVLVMTYWNPVVQYGVERFAQDLKAAGGAGLITPDITPDAAAEWIEVSERVGLDRVFLAAPTSTDERLRMISEQSTGFVYTVSTMGITGERSELDAAARVLTGRLREAGDKLACVGIGISNAEQVASTLDYADGAIVGTVFVRALRDGGVDGLASVVREIAQGTTS, from the coding sequence ATGAGCACGTCACGCGTCGAGGCCGCGATCCTTACCGCCAAGCGCGAGCGTAAGGGCGCCCTGATCGGCTACCTGCCCGTCGCGTTCCCGGATCTCGACACGAGTGTTGAGGCCGCGATCGCGATGGCGCGCTCCGGCGTCGATGTCATCGAGTTCGGCGTGCCCTACTCCGATCCGGTGATGGACGGTCTCGTCATCCAGGAGGCGACGCAGACGGCGCTCAAGGCCGGCTTCCGGCTGCCGCAGCTGTTCGAAGCGATCAGCCGCGTCACCGCTGCGGTCGACGCGCCCGTGCTCGTGATGACCTATTGGAACCCGGTCGTGCAGTACGGCGTCGAGCGGTTCGCGCAGGATCTCAAGGCTGCCGGTGGCGCGGGCCTCATCACGCCCGACATCACACCCGACGCCGCCGCCGAATGGATCGAGGTGAGCGAGCGCGTCGGTCTCGACAGGGTCTTCCTCGCCGCGCCGACGTCGACCGACGAGCGCCTGCGGATGATCTCGGAGCAGAGCACCGGCTTCGTCTACACGGTCTCCACGATGGGCATCACCGGCGAGCGCTCGGAACTCGACGCCGCCGCGCGCGTGCTCACCGGGCGGCTGCGGGAGGCGGGGGACAAGCTCGCCTGCGTCGGCATCGGCATCTCGAACGCCGAGCAGGTCGCGTCAACGCTCGACTACGCCGACGGCGCGATCGTTGGCACGGTCTTCGTGCGCGCGCTGCGTGACGGCGGGGTCGACGGCCTCGCCTCCGTGGTTCGCGAGATCGCCCAGGGCACCACCAGCTAG